In Bacteriovorax sp. Seq25_V, a single genomic region encodes these proteins:
- a CDS encoding DUF5017 domain-containing protein, translating into MRPLLLVFVLSLSSLSFVSCSKEESVEVTNLAPEFSELQSMAFNLEEDVAKGRILSNSTEADRNIIISAVKRSKTAVLALNKDSTNISYIKVLVESVREYQSASKITRDEAKLDRYFKRVAELASKYAQIAGLDIASLKWKQFEYSFSDGIAPFGSYADAANWTTDWQQDMPLALIKGTGTDAWLISPEFDLTDVDSISLEINHMFGVDSNARETGVEFNRAKFIRDVYNLVVSTDYQGGDPSSAKWTKISMGKLPTSVDFHKVKSGEISLDRFAGEKITIAFHYAADSKKVGRHYLNWNIYDFKLSANKSIGPVESRPSSILTDKVQGSLGNFQSVSSSAEGAQWTYGSGGGNEFAVINSNGTDSTTWLISSKYDLSKVESASLVIREIAKNIDLRNAKILISSDYSGGNPTEASWESINHKSAKDVLDDSWNDLTAGPFDLKDYIGKEIVVAFEFTQKANDRSTWEIISLDFIGKGEAISRTKLSLSYETPKPIEVGETVKEVNLAEVFADLSQVTVSGTPADFFVNKRGDSQNIRISGYKNKNDGVIRLISPKFDLSSVDADSILVEHSLNFAKGIDPKELVKIYVREAGKDETLTQLSFDDFPLGNSFNVVKSGPAAIPAELGGRQIEVVFEYKSFDPNFTTWDIYNLQLKKMK; encoded by the coding sequence ATGAGGCCACTACTTTTAGTTTTTGTTTTATCACTTTCATCACTATCTTTTGTTTCTTGTTCGAAAGAAGAGAGTGTTGAAGTTACGAATCTTGCTCCTGAGTTTTCTGAGCTACAGAGCATGGCGTTTAATCTTGAAGAGGATGTGGCCAAAGGCAGAATTCTTTCAAACTCTACTGAAGCCGACAGAAATATCATCATCTCAGCCGTGAAAAGATCAAAGACAGCTGTTTTGGCCTTAAATAAAGATTCAACCAATATTAGTTACATTAAAGTTCTTGTTGAATCTGTGCGCGAGTATCAAAGTGCTTCTAAAATTACACGTGATGAAGCGAAGCTTGATAGATACTTTAAAAGAGTCGCCGAGCTAGCATCTAAATATGCCCAAATTGCAGGTCTTGATATTGCTTCTCTTAAATGGAAACAATTTGAGTATTCATTTAGCGATGGAATTGCTCCTTTTGGATCATATGCAGATGCTGCAAACTGGACAACTGACTGGCAACAAGACATGCCCCTTGCTCTTATAAAAGGAACTGGCACTGATGCTTGGTTAATCTCTCCTGAATTTGATCTAACCGATGTTGATAGCATCTCGCTTGAAATCAATCATATGTTTGGAGTTGATAGCAACGCTCGTGAAACAGGGGTTGAGTTTAATAGAGCTAAATTCATTAGAGATGTTTACAATCTTGTCGTTTCTACTGATTACCAAGGTGGTGACCCTTCGAGTGCAAAGTGGACAAAGATTTCAATGGGGAAGCTTCCTACTTCGGTTGATTTTCATAAGGTCAAAAGTGGTGAGATTTCTCTCGATCGTTTTGCTGGAGAAAAAATTACAATTGCATTTCACTATGCTGCCGATTCAAAAAAAGTTGGTCGTCATTACCTAAACTGGAATATTTACGATTTCAAATTATCTGCAAATAAATCTATCGGCCCAGTTGAAAGCCGTCCAAGTTCAATTCTTACTGATAAGGTTCAAGGTAGCCTTGGAAACTTTCAGTCGGTATCAAGCTCTGCAGAGGGCGCCCAGTGGACATATGGTAGTGGTGGAGGAAATGAATTCGCTGTTATTAATAGTAATGGTACAGACTCAACTACATGGCTAATCTCATCGAAGTATGACTTATCCAAAGTTGAGAGTGCGTCACTCGTTATTAGAGAAATTGCAAAAAATATCGACTTAAGAAATGCCAAGATTCTTATTTCTAGTGACTATAGTGGTGGTAATCCTACTGAAGCTTCATGGGAGTCGATCAACCATAAGAGTGCAAAAGACGTTCTTGATGATAGCTGGAATGATTTAACGGCAGGTCCATTTGATCTTAAAGATTATATCGGTAAAGAAATTGTTGTTGCTTTTGAATTTACTCAAAAGGCAAATGATAGATCAACTTGGGAAATTATCTCTCTTGATTTCATTGGAAAGGGAGAGGCAATTTCAAGGACTAAGTTAAGTCTAAGTTATGAGACACCAAAACCTATCGAAGTCGGTGAAACTGTCAAAGAAGTTAACCTCGCTGAAGTATTCGCTGATCTCTCGCAAGTTACAGTTAGTGGTACTCCTGCAGACTTCTTTGTAAACAAAAGAGGTGATTCTCAAAATATTCGTATCTCAGGATATAAGAATAAGAATGATGGTGTAATTCGTTTGATTTCACCAAAGTTTGATCTTTCATCTGTAGATGCAGATTCTATCTTAGTAGAACACTCATTAAACTTTGCAAAAGGTATTGATCCAAAAGAGCTTGTAAAGATTTATGTAAGAGAAGCAGGAAAAGATGAGACATTAACTCAATTATCTTTTGATGACTTTCCACTTGGAAATTCTTTTAATGTTGTGAAATCTGGTCCAGCTGCAATTCCTGCTGAGTTGGGTGGAAGACAAATCGAAGTTGTTTTTGAGTATAAATCATTCGATCCTAACTTTACGACATGGGATATCTATAATCTTCAATTGAAGAAAATGAAATAG
- a CDS encoding 5'-nucleotidase C-terminal domain-containing protein — translation MKYTISLLFISLFFTSCSDKGYRLQNDEVAITASASMMQSSKIGNLVTSAMKETNGLDMVLFPSELLPQDIFSLVYPGMTATEITEFVNEFSSGVKDQFRVGVMSGKDIKALIAARAKEKYYAAFQVAGIKYHIHYVGGMARFENFEGDEGVRLEDKRKYRIAVSEYFYFSGTTFPSYKYKNGMNRTLRETGETISVKESLTKYLRNVEFLPYLDEIRALVTTKIIGDVGFKTIPQIQGETHLSPYYGNKVKTTGIITAVAAADWFPGGTDLYIQTKTPDANPKTSEAVFVHLDSESLVLDIGDEIELSGVVYEDMTTSGLSLTSIKEVSSLKIISKDNLLPAPVKLGHGGLEIPSKHFSTFIGNLNDKKTLNLDDAIDFYESLEGMRINFNSPRVVGFRGGNEEFEELSAKGHLTLYVKVDGDQQLVNETPDGGVIVDEINDLHNPDILQIISSHLSTGIPIDYYYQVGQTIEGQIEGVLTYSKNLFGGGEFAVVIPQKQNTLTTLVSTEAPRTQMVPLEKRPIAPFDNEDDALTVATYNVENLAGNQQRRIDEIGKSIRVNLKCPDIVNLVEIQDFNGIDFKGGASAVKTLQKLIAATGCSGVDYGYINIDPIENGEGGQPGGNIRVAMIYNKKKLGFSERKMPTSISDTYVLENGSINYNPGRVYANDDAFEHTRRSIVAEFSYKGKRLYVVGNHFNSKLGDSDRMGAVQPFVSGSETKRVKLAKMINNFVQRIQHYDSEAIVFVMGDFNANLNENSMKVLAGDHMTNLVGVDALVDFNDRYTTNHNGTSQPLDYIFATNNVFKYELQVAPLHINSDYMGRLSDHDPVVAKIKVKLDQ, via the coding sequence ATGAAATATACTATTAGTTTACTTTTTATATCGCTCTTCTTCACTTCTTGCTCAGACAAGGGGTATCGTTTACAAAATGATGAGGTGGCTATCACTGCAAGTGCAAGTATGATGCAGTCTTCAAAAATTGGAAATCTTGTTACGAGTGCGATGAAGGAAACTAATGGGCTCGATATGGTTCTCTTTCCGAGTGAACTTCTTCCTCAAGATATATTTTCTCTTGTTTACCCAGGAATGACAGCAACTGAGATTACTGAGTTTGTTAACGAATTTTCATCTGGAGTTAAAGACCAATTTCGTGTTGGTGTGATGAGTGGTAAAGATATCAAGGCCCTTATTGCAGCTCGTGCAAAAGAAAAATATTACGCTGCTTTTCAGGTTGCGGGAATCAAATATCATATTCATTATGTTGGTGGAATGGCCCGTTTTGAAAACTTTGAGGGAGACGAAGGTGTCCGCCTTGAAGACAAAAGAAAGTACAGAATTGCAGTCAGTGAGTACTTCTATTTTAGTGGGACAACATTCCCAAGTTATAAGTACAAAAATGGCATGAACCGCACCCTTCGCGAAACTGGTGAGACGATCTCAGTAAAAGAATCGCTTACAAAATACCTTAGGAATGTTGAGTTTCTTCCATATCTTGACGAAATAAGAGCTCTTGTAACTACTAAGATCATAGGTGATGTCGGATTTAAAACAATCCCTCAAATCCAAGGAGAAACTCATCTATCTCCTTATTATGGAAACAAAGTAAAGACAACAGGTATAATTACGGCCGTTGCTGCTGCAGACTGGTTTCCTGGTGGAACTGATTTATATATTCAAACTAAAACTCCTGATGCTAATCCAAAAACATCGGAAGCAGTTTTCGTTCATCTCGATAGCGAATCACTTGTTTTAGATATTGGTGATGAGATTGAATTATCAGGTGTGGTTTACGAGGATATGACAACTTCAGGTCTGTCGCTAACTTCCATAAAAGAAGTTTCTTCTTTAAAAATTATTTCAAAGGACAATCTCCTACCGGCCCCTGTCAAACTTGGACATGGGGGACTTGAAATTCCTTCGAAGCACTTTTCTACTTTCATTGGAAACTTAAACGATAAGAAAACTTTAAACCTTGATGATGCCATTGATTTTTATGAGTCGCTAGAGGGAATGAGAATCAATTTCAATTCTCCTCGTGTTGTTGGATTTAGAGGTGGAAATGAAGAGTTTGAGGAGTTAAGTGCTAAAGGGCATCTTACTCTCTACGTTAAAGTTGATGGTGATCAACAACTTGTTAATGAGACTCCAGACGGTGGAGTAATTGTTGATGAAATAAACGATCTTCATAATCCAGATATTTTACAAATCATATCAAGTCACCTTTCGACTGGTATTCCTATCGATTACTACTATCAAGTTGGACAAACTATTGAAGGCCAGATTGAAGGGGTACTTACATATAGTAAAAACCTTTTTGGAGGTGGAGAATTCGCTGTAGTTATCCCTCAGAAACAAAACACTCTAACGACCCTGGTATCTACTGAAGCTCCACGCACACAGATGGTTCCACTTGAAAAAAGACCAATTGCTCCTTTTGATAATGAAGATGATGCTCTAACTGTTGCTACTTATAATGTTGAAAACCTAGCAGGTAATCAACAGCGAAGAATCGATGAGATTGGAAAATCTATTCGCGTAAACCTTAAATGTCCAGATATTGTTAATCTTGTTGAGATACAAGACTTTAATGGAATTGATTTTAAAGGTGGTGCATCGGCGGTAAAGACACTTCAAAAGCTCATAGCAGCAACAGGATGTAGTGGTGTTGATTATGGTTATATTAATATCGATCCAATAGAAAATGGTGAGGGGGGACAACCTGGTGGAAATATCCGTGTTGCCATGATCTATAATAAGAAAAAGCTTGGTTTTAGTGAAAGAAAGATGCCGACTTCAATTTCTGATACATACGTATTAGAGAATGGATCAATTAATTATAATCCTGGTCGTGTTTATGCTAACGATGATGCTTTCGAGCACACAAGAAGAAGTATCGTTGCTGAATTCTCTTATAAAGGAAAAAGATTATATGTAGTTGGTAACCACTTTAACTCCAAACTTGGAGACTCCGATCGAATGGGTGCAGTACAACCCTTTGTCTCTGGATCAGAAACCAAACGTGTAAAGCTTGCAAAGATGATCAATAATTTTGTTCAAAGAATTCAGCACTACGATTCTGAAGCTATCGTTTTTGTTATGGGTGACTTTAATGCTAATCTCAACGAAAACTCAATGAAGGTTCTCGCTGGAGATCATATGACAAACCTTGTTGGCGTGGATGCTCTGGTTGACTTTAATGATCGTTACACAACGAATCATAACGGAACTTCTCAGCCTCTTGATTA